A stretch of the Mesorhizobium sp. Pch-S genome encodes the following:
- the argE gene encoding acetylornithine deacetylase, whose amino-acid sequence MNSIEILDRLIAFPTVSRDSNMELIRYVADLLDAKGIQCQLIHNHDGHKANLFATIGPADRPGVMLSGHTDVVPVDGQDWTLPPFAMSALDGKLFGRGAADMKGFVACAVVAALKASERPLRTPLQLALSYDEEIGCLGVRSLVEMLGTAPHKPLLCIVGEPTSMQVATGHKGKIAARAHCRGREGHSALAPLALNAIHLACDFVGVLRSEQERLAQDGTRDGDYDIPYTTVHAGKINGGVALNIVPNLCQVDFEIRNVAADNPDVILNRLRSEAARIAGAAAKIAPEAAIDIEITNTYPGLDTPANSEAVAFVKSLTGANGTIKVAFGTEGGLFSRDVGTPTVVCGPGSMAQGHKPDEFVTVEQMQRCDDMLETLLDRLVEGIAPAAR is encoded by the coding sequence ATGAACAGCATTGAAATTCTGGACCGACTGATCGCCTTCCCGACGGTCAGCCGCGATTCCAACATGGAGCTGATCCGTTATGTGGCCGATCTGCTGGATGCGAAAGGCATCCAGTGCCAGCTCATCCACAATCACGACGGGCACAAGGCCAATCTTTTCGCCACGATCGGTCCGGCTGACCGGCCAGGTGTCATGCTCTCCGGCCATACCGACGTCGTGCCCGTCGACGGCCAGGACTGGACGCTGCCGCCCTTCGCAATGTCGGCGCTGGACGGCAAGCTGTTCGGGCGCGGTGCCGCCGACATGAAAGGCTTCGTCGCCTGCGCGGTTGTTGCGGCGTTGAAGGCTTCCGAACGGCCATTGCGCACACCATTGCAACTGGCCCTGTCCTATGACGAGGAGATCGGCTGCCTCGGCGTGCGCAGCCTGGTGGAGATGCTTGGCACGGCTCCCCACAAGCCGCTGCTCTGCATCGTCGGCGAACCCACTTCCATGCAGGTCGCCACGGGTCACAAGGGCAAGATCGCCGCACGTGCCCACTGCAGGGGCCGCGAGGGACACTCGGCGCTGGCGCCCCTGGCGCTCAACGCCATCCATCTCGCATGCGATTTCGTCGGCGTCCTGCGCAGCGAGCAGGAGCGACTGGCGCAGGATGGCACTCGTGACGGCGACTACGACATCCCCTACACCACCGTCCACGCCGGCAAGATCAATGGCGGCGTGGCGCTGAACATCGTACCGAACCTCTGCCAGGTCGATTTCGAGATCCGCAACGTCGCTGCCGACAATCCGGACGTCATCCTGAATCGCTTGCGCAGCGAGGCTGCCCGCATCGCCGGTGCCGCTGCGAAGATCGCCCCCGAAGCCGCGATCGACATCGAAATCACCAACACCTATCCGGGTCTCGACACGCCAGCCAACTCGGAAGCGGTGGCTTTCGTGAAGTCGCTGACCGGTGCCAACGGCACCATCAAGGTGGCCTTCGGCACAGAGGGCGGCCTGTTCAGCCGTGATGTGGGGACCCCGACAGTGGTCTGCGGCCCAGGTTCGATGGCGCAGGGCCACAAGCCGGATGAATTCGTCACGGTCGAGCAGATGCAGCGCTGTGATGACATGCTGGAGACGCTTCTGGACCGGCTGGTCGAAGGCATTGCGCCGGCAGCCCGCTAG
- a CDS encoding nuclear transport factor 2 family protein — MRTVTPFIASMATILFDAITIGAAMQHTTPNAVLQAYIDGSGELDRTKLAGCFHPKAIMTGYLLGNAVVGTPELYLDDIERMARQGVSKEGYKAHFEGLTVQGSVASATVVMSGLAGLNFNDFMHLVEEDGRWSIISKLFTTC; from the coding sequence GTGCGAACCGTCACGCCTTTTATCGCTTCGATGGCGACCATATTGTTCGACGCCATCACGATCGGAGCAGCCATGCAGCACACCACCCCGAATGCCGTACTTCAGGCCTATATCGATGGCTCGGGAGAGCTCGATCGCACCAAGCTGGCAGGCTGCTTCCATCCCAAGGCAATCATGACGGGTTACCTGCTCGGCAATGCCGTGGTCGGTACACCCGAGCTCTATCTCGACGACATCGAGAGAATGGCCAGGCAGGGTGTTTCGAAGGAGGGCTACAAGGCCCATTTCGAAGGCTTGACCGTTCAAGGTTCCGTCGCCAGCGCCACCGTCGTCATGTCCGGCCTGGCCGGGCTCAATTTCAACGACTTCATGCATCTCGTCGAAGAAGATGGCCGCTGGAGTATCATCAGCAAGCTCTTCACCACCTGCTGA
- a CDS encoding alpha/beta fold hydrolase has protein sequence MSSALRANLNQEVSTGLLFFATGDGVRIAYRIDGSVDLPALILANSIATTLHMWDGQIAELSKHFQVIRYDYRGHGGSEVPAGAYSDGRLGRDVLELMDHLGIGRAHFMGLSLGGFVGQWLAIHAPERIDRLVLANTASHLGPADYFDTAISKVLAAVDMKETAEGFLHNWFPVAMIEDNGPAIRKFRQDLLDTPRQGLAGLFAAVRDADLRRTIALIQSPTLVIGGEFDTVTSYAMSEAIAAGIPGARLKGFPAVHLTNVEFPKEFVEEVLAFLKPDQA, from the coding sequence ATGTCCTCCGCCCTGCGAGCCAATCTGAACCAGGAAGTATCGACCGGCCTGTTGTTCTTCGCGACCGGCGACGGTGTGAGGATCGCCTACAGGATCGATGGCTCCGTCGACCTTCCGGCGCTGATCCTTGCCAATTCCATCGCCACCACCCTGCATATGTGGGACGGCCAGATCGCCGAACTGTCAAAGCACTTCCAGGTCATCCGCTACGACTATCGCGGCCATGGCGGCTCCGAGGTGCCCGCCGGAGCCTATTCGGATGGCCGGCTTGGCCGCGACGTGCTGGAACTGATGGACCATCTCGGCATCGGGCGCGCCCATTTCATGGGACTTTCGCTCGGCGGCTTCGTTGGCCAGTGGCTGGCCATTCACGCACCGGAGCGCATCGACCGGCTGGTGCTGGCCAACACCGCCTCCCATCTCGGGCCGGCCGACTATTTCGATACGGCCATCAGCAAGGTTCTCGCGGCGGTCGACATGAAGGAGACTGCCGAAGGCTTCCTCCACAACTGGTTCCCCGTGGCGATGATCGAGGACAACGGCCCGGCCATCCGGAAATTCCGCCAGGACCTGCTCGACACGCCTCGTCAGGGACTGGCAGGTCTCTTCGCCGCGGTACGCGATGCCGATCTGCGCCGCACCATCGCACTCATCCAGAGCCCCACTCTGGTCATCGGTGGCGAATTCGACACGGTCACGTCGTATGCGATGAGCGAAGCCATTGCAGCCGGCATTCCCGGCGCTCGGCTGAAGGGCTTTCCCGCCGTGCACCTGACCAATGTCGAATTTCCGAAGGAGTTCGTCGAAGAGGTGCTGGCGTTCCTGAAGCCCGACCAGGCGTAA
- a CDS encoding NAD(P)-binding protein, translating into MRDPRYDILFEPMKIGPVTAKNRFYQVPHCNGGGYRDPSAAAEMRRTKSEGGWGVIFTEQTEMHHTSEITPFIELRLWEDQDIPALAKMAAAMRSHGALAGIQLAYSGINGPNLYTREVPRGPTALPIRTFTNDPVQARAMDKQDIRDLRRWHRNAFKRARLAGFDLVCLYGAHGFGIIQHFLSTATNQRSDEYGGSLENRSRLMRELIEEGRDAIGDTCGLTLRLSLDEMIGELGFANSEVRDMIEMHADLPDLWDLAHGAWEDCSGPSRFKDEAAQESLVAGIRKLTSKPVVGVGRFTSPDVMVKMIKSGTLDFIGCARPSIADPFLPKKVEEGRIEDIRECIGCNICITGDMTMSISRCTQNPTFMEEWRKGWHPERMQAKGASETVLIVGAGPAGLEAARALGARGYQVALAEAGTELGGRVARECRLPGLSAWGRVRDYRQYQLGQMPNVDVYFDSRLSADDILAFGFENVAIATGAAWRRDGVARAHVVPMPMDAAMPVYTPDDLMDGKVPGGNVVLFDDDHYYMGGVLAELMARQGAKVTLVTPSAYVSDWTRNTLEQGAIHRRLAELGVEIVLNRVVTRVMAGGVATACAYTGAERDFAADAVVLVTSRQQNDGLWTELKERRAEWADNGIRTIKVIGDAEAPGPIAWATYAGHRFARELDEPDIGDALPFRREVTALAVD; encoded by the coding sequence ATGCGCGATCCCCGCTACGACATTCTGTTCGAGCCGATGAAGATCGGCCCGGTCACCGCGAAGAACCGTTTCTATCAGGTTCCGCATTGCAATGGCGGTGGCTATCGCGACCCTTCGGCAGCGGCCGAGATGCGGCGCACGAAATCGGAAGGCGGCTGGGGCGTCATCTTTACCGAACAGACCGAGATGCACCACACCTCGGAAATCACGCCTTTCATCGAGCTGCGGCTGTGGGAAGACCAGGATATCCCGGCGCTCGCGAAAATGGCTGCCGCGATGCGCTCTCATGGCGCGCTGGCCGGTATCCAGCTGGCCTATTCCGGCATCAACGGGCCGAACCTCTACACGCGCGAGGTGCCGCGCGGACCGACTGCCTTGCCGATCCGCACCTTCACCAATGATCCTGTGCAGGCGCGTGCCATGGACAAGCAGGACATTCGCGATCTGCGTCGCTGGCATCGCAATGCCTTCAAGCGTGCCAGGCTGGCCGGCTTCGATCTCGTCTGCCTTTATGGCGCCCACGGCTTCGGCATCATCCAGCACTTCCTGTCGACGGCTACCAACCAGCGTAGCGACGAGTATGGCGGCTCGCTGGAGAACCGTTCGCGCCTCATGCGCGAGCTGATCGAGGAAGGGCGTGACGCCATCGGCGACACCTGCGGGCTGACGCTGCGGCTCTCGCTGGACGAGATGATCGGTGAACTCGGTTTCGCCAATTCCGAGGTCCGCGACATGATCGAGATGCACGCCGATCTGCCCGACCTCTGGGATCTCGCGCACGGTGCGTGGGAGGATTGTTCCGGTCCTTCCCGCTTCAAGGACGAAGCCGCGCAGGAAAGCCTGGTGGCCGGCATCAGGAAGCTCACCTCCAAACCTGTCGTCGGGGTAGGGCGCTTCACCTCGCCCGACGTGATGGTCAAGATGATCAAGTCCGGCACGCTCGATTTCATCGGCTGCGCACGGCCCTCGATCGCCGATCCTTTCCTGCCGAAGAAAGTCGAGGAGGGCCGCATCGAGGACATCCGCGAATGCATCGGCTGCAACATCTGCATCACCGGCGACATGACCATGTCGATCTCGCGCTGCACGCAGAATCCCACCTTCATGGAAGAGTGGCGCAAGGGCTGGCATCCGGAACGCATGCAGGCGAAGGGCGCCAGCGAAACGGTGCTGATCGTCGGTGCCGGCCCGGCCGGACTGGAAGCGGCGCGCGCGCTTGGCGCTCGCGGCTATCAGGTCGCGCTCGCCGAGGCCGGCACGGAGCTTGGCGGACGTGTCGCGCGAGAATGCCGCCTGCCGGGCCTCTCCGCCTGGGGACGCGTGCGCGACTATCGTCAGTATCAGCTTGGCCAGATGCCCAATGTCGATGTCTATTTCGACAGTCGGCTCTCCGCCGACGATATCCTGGCTTTCGGCTTCGAGAATGTCGCCATCGCCACCGGTGCCGCCTGGCGGCGCGACGGTGTCGCGCGAGCCCATGTCGTGCCGATGCCGATGGATGCGGCCATGCCTGTCTACACGCCGGACGATCTGATGGACGGCAAAGTGCCGGGCGGCAACGTCGTGCTGTTCGACGACGACCACTACTATATGGGTGGCGTCTTGGCGGAACTGATGGCGCGGCAAGGTGCGAAAGTCACGCTGGTCACGCCATCGGCCTATGTCTCCGACTGGACCCGCAACACGCTGGAGCAGGGGGCGATCCACCGGCGCCTGGCCGAACTCGGTGTCGAGATCGTTCTGAACCGCGTCGTGACACGGGTGATGGCCGGCGGTGTCGCCACGGCCTGCGCCTACACCGGCGCCGAGCGGGACTTCGCCGCCGACGCCGTTGTTTTGGTGACGTCGCGCCAGCAGAACGACGGGCTCTGGACCGAATTGAAGGAGCGCCGTGCGGAATGGGCCGATAACGGTATCCGTACGATCAAGGTGATCGGCGATGCCGAGGCACCCGGACCGATCGCCTGGGCAACCTATGCCGGCCACCGCTTCGCCCGCGAACTGGACGAGCCGGATATTGGCGATGCGCTGCCGTTCCGGCGCGAGGTCACTGCGTTGGCTGTCGACTAG
- a CDS encoding aminotransferase class III-fold pyridoxal phosphate-dependent enzyme produces MNIKTDPAIDWAARDARVVHHPHGDATDPQRFVLVRGKGSTLWDTDGREYIDAHAGAWLTQVGHGREELAKIAAEQMSTLAHFTIMGDYANIPTIEFCERLIARAPKNMAKVRLMSSGSEADDEALQLVRLYHHKRGQPQRTKILVLRGSFHGRTYGGAELAGGRPGIGDVPNNAIMLTPPLSYHAELFGGEDVTDFCVRELEQTVAHVGADNIAAMFGELVMGPAGMIPVPDDYWPRMVAVLKSHGILFVADEVVTAFGRAGAWYSSLDYNLTPDIIVLAKGIASGYVPLGALLLDGNVADVLDGAGGGGSYAGHLMASAIGSANIDIIERENLLEASRLRGQQFLDELGELINLPIVGDVRGRGLMIGVELVSDKATRQSLFDRFPQLKKEIPLFTRRKHGVITAIHGGAVALTPPLVITPQEVSRVTDAVGDALARVNIHTGQID; encoded by the coding sequence ATGAACATCAAGACAGATCCTGCGATCGACTGGGCCGCACGGGACGCCCGCGTCGTCCATCACCCGCATGGCGATGCGACCGATCCGCAGCGCTTCGTGCTGGTCCGGGGCAAGGGATCAACCCTGTGGGATACGGACGGCCGTGAATACATCGACGCCCATGCCGGCGCCTGGCTGACGCAGGTCGGCCACGGACGTGAGGAGCTGGCGAAGATCGCCGCGGAGCAGATGTCGACGCTCGCGCATTTCACGATCATGGGCGATTACGCCAACATTCCGACGATCGAATTCTGCGAGAGGCTGATCGCACGCGCGCCGAAAAACATGGCCAAGGTGCGCCTGATGAGCAGCGGCTCGGAAGCGGATGACGAGGCGCTGCAACTCGTGCGGCTCTATCACCACAAGCGCGGCCAGCCGCAACGCACCAAGATCCTGGTGCTGCGCGGCTCGTTCCATGGCCGCACCTATGGCGGCGCGGAGCTCGCTGGGGGACGCCCGGGCATCGGCGATGTGCCGAACAATGCCATCATGCTGACGCCACCCCTGTCCTACCATGCCGAGCTTTTCGGCGGGGAGGACGTGACCGACTTCTGCGTGCGCGAACTGGAGCAGACGGTCGCGCACGTCGGCGCAGACAACATTGCCGCGATGTTCGGCGAACTGGTGATGGGACCGGCAGGCATGATCCCGGTGCCAGACGACTACTGGCCACGCATGGTCGCGGTGCTCAAGTCGCACGGCATCCTGTTCGTCGCCGATGAGGTGGTGACGGCCTTCGGCCGCGCCGGCGCCTGGTACAGCTCGCTCGACTACAATCTGACGCCCGACATCATCGTGCTCGCCAAGGGCATCGCCAGCGGCTACGTGCCGCTGGGCGCGCTTCTGCTCGACGGCAATGTCGCCGATGTTCTCGACGGCGCAGGCGGCGGCGGTTCCTATGCCGGCCATCTGATGGCATCGGCGATCGGCTCGGCCAACATCGACATCATCGAGCGAGAGAACCTGCTTGAAGCATCGCGGCTGCGCGGCCAGCAATTCCTCGACGAGCTCGGCGAATTGATCAACCTGCCGATCGTCGGCGATGTGCGCGGCCGCGGCCTGATGATCGGGGTCGAGCTGGTGTCCGACAAGGCGACCCGGCAGTCGCTGTTCGATCGTTTCCCGCAGCTCAAAAAGGAAATCCCGCTCTTCACGCGCAGGAAGCACGGCGTCATCACCGCCATCCATGGCGGCGCGGTCGCATTGACGCCACCGCTGGTGATCACGCCACAGGAAGTTAGCCGCGTCACCGATGCAGTGGGAGACGCCCTGGCGCGGGTCAACATCCACACCGGGCAGATCGACTGA
- a CDS encoding LysR family transcriptional regulator: MTDVRNINLNRLSIFVSVIEAGSLSEAARRTGLAKSVISTHLSRLEAEVGAALLLRNPRHFGLTVAGRQFFEACTAILRQVDEAVTALDRENLDIRGLLRVTTSVDFGATVVTPVLVSLINQFPGLKVDLIASDQIVDLVGEGIDVAIRLGWPRDSSHTAALLGSFAQWLVAPPSWSDRLARVQRPQHLVDWPFIELSILERPENWSFTSPDQRVQQVRFDHRLSISTTSAVRTAVMAGGGLAVLPDYQVAEDVALGRLIQVLPDWALPTGGIYAVFPQKRHRSRKVELFLDVIRTKLRYLEARG; encoded by the coding sequence ATGACGGACGTCCGCAACATCAATCTCAATCGCCTCTCGATCTTCGTTTCGGTGATCGAGGCAGGATCGCTGTCGGAGGCGGCGCGTCGCACCGGATTGGCGAAATCCGTCATCAGTACGCACCTGTCGCGGCTCGAAGCCGAGGTCGGCGCGGCACTTCTTTTGCGCAATCCGCGCCATTTCGGCCTGACGGTTGCCGGGCGGCAATTCTTCGAGGCGTGTACGGCGATCCTGCGCCAGGTCGATGAGGCCGTCACGGCGCTGGACCGGGAGAACCTCGACATTCGCGGGCTGCTGCGCGTGACCACTTCGGTGGATTTCGGCGCAACCGTGGTGACCCCTGTTCTGGTCTCGCTGATCAATCAGTTTCCCGGTCTGAAGGTCGATCTGATCGCGTCGGATCAGATCGTCGATCTCGTGGGCGAGGGGATCGATGTTGCGATCCGCCTGGGCTGGCCGCGTGACTCCAGCCACACGGCAGCGTTGCTCGGTTCCTTTGCGCAATGGCTTGTGGCGCCGCCGTCATGGTCGGATCGCCTTGCCCGCGTGCAGCGCCCCCAGCATCTGGTGGATTGGCCCTTCATCGAGCTATCGATCCTGGAACGGCCTGAAAACTGGTCATTCACCAGCCCCGATCAGAGGGTCCAGCAGGTGCGGTTCGACCATCGTCTTTCGATATCGACGACAAGTGCTGTCCGCACCGCGGTCATGGCCGGTGGTGGGCTCGCGGTGCTTCCGGACTATCAGGTGGCAGAGGACGTCGCACTCGGGCGCCTCATCCAAGTCCTGCCCGACTGGGCGCTGCCGACAGGCGGAATCTATGCGGTATTCCCACAGAAACGTCACCGCTCCCGCAAGGTTGAGCTGTTCCTTGACGTGATAAGGACCAAACTTCGTTACCTGGAGGCCAGAGGTTAG